A single window of Sphaerodactylus townsendi isolate TG3544 linkage group LG03, MPM_Stown_v2.3, whole genome shotgun sequence DNA harbors:
- the SMARCC2 gene encoding SWI/SNF complex subunit SMARCC2 isoform X10 codes for MAVRKKDGGPNVKYYEASDTVSQFDSARVWLGKNYKKYIQAEPPTNKSLSSLVVQLLQFQEEVFGKHVSNAPLTKLPIKCFLDFKAGGALCHILAAAYKFKSDQGWRRFDFQNPSRMDRNVEMFMTIEKSLVQNNCLSRPNIYLHPDIDPKLQAKLKDIIKRHQGTVTEDKNNASHIVFPVPGSLEEDCTYTEEWVRPIMKRDKQVLLHWGYYPDSYDTWIAASEIEAPVEDAPTAEKPRKVHAKWILDTDTFNEWMNEEDYEVNDEKNPVSRRKKISAKTLTDEINSPDSDRRDKKGGNYKKRKRSPSPSPTPESKKKNAKKGPSTPYTKSKRGHREEEQEDLTKDMDEPSPVPNVEEVTLPKTVNTKKDSESAPVKGGTMTDLDEPEDESVETAGKDEEENNAGNKGEQTKNPDLHEDNVTEQTHHIIIPSYAAWFDYNSVHAIERRALPEFFNGKNKSKTPEIYLAYRNFMIDTYRLNPQEYLTSTACRRNLAGDVCAIMRVHAFLEQWGLINYQVDAESRPTPMGPLPTSHFHVLADTPSGLVPLQPKTPQSRQSDSDTKAGRKTKEIEDLVTETVKGKPEMQTTASQQMLNFPDKGKEKPPDMQNFGLRTDMYTKKNAPSKSKAAASATREWTEQETLLLLEALEMYKDDWNKVSEHVGSRTQDECILHFLRLPIEDPYLEDSEASLGPLAYQPIPFSQSGNPVMSTVAFLASVVDPRVASAAAKSALEEFSKMKEEVPTALVEAHVRKVEEAAKVTGKADPAFGLESSGIAGTTSDELERIEESCTDENRAEPQPSEEKKEEPREGSLEEEVKEKLGEVPRKEEDKSKEADGEKEMDKNEGDPMADGDREKEPKDGQEEGPKDLSETDGERKTKVERDIGEGNLSTAAAAALAAAAVKAKHLAAVEERKIKSLVALLVETQMKKLEIKLRHFEELETIMDREREALEYQRQQLLADRQAFHMEQLKYAEMRARQQHFQQMHQQQQQQPPPPSLPTGSQSLPTSGAPLALAAHSMPASQTPVPATSSLGQPSSLAQTEQIGQPVAVQPQPAAAGAPQTGPSQTGQPSAGSHAQPPFPSQQPSSQLLPGAVPASVLPAMADQGPSLPPDPLAPSPSTATPVPPTQ; via the exons TATATCCAAGCAGAGCCACCCACCAATAAGTCATTGTCCAGCCTAGTGGTGCAACTGTTGCAGTTCCAAGAGGAAGTGTTTGGGAAACATGTCAGTAATGCGCCTCTCACAAAGTTACCG atcAAATGTTTCTTAGATTTCAAAGCTGGTGGTGCTCTCTGTCACATCCTAGCAGCAGCTTATAAATTCAAGAGTGACCAAGGATG GCGGCGTTTCGATTTCCAGAATCCATCACGGATGGATCGCAATGTGGAGATGTTCATGACCATTGAAAAATCATTAGTTCAG AACAATTGCCTCTCCCGGCCTAACATCTATTTGCATCCAGACATCGACCCTAAATTGCAGGCCAAACTGAAAGacatcatcaaaaggcaccag ggAACAGTAACAGAAGATAAGAATAATGCTTCCCATATTGTCTTTCCTGTTCCTGGTAGCCTCGAGGAAG atTGTACATATACAG AAGAATGGGTTCGGCCCATCATGAAGAGAGACAAACAGGTTCTTCTGCACTGGGGTTACTACCCTGACAG CTATGACACTTGGATTGCAGCAAGCGAAATCGAAGCTCCTGTGGAAGATGCTCCAACAGCTGAGAAACCCCGGAAG GTCCATGCCAAGTGGATCCTAGACACAGATACTTTCAACGAGTGGATGAATGAAGAAGACTATGAGGTGAACGATGAGAAGAACCCCGTCTCTCGTAGGAAGAAAATTTCTGCCAAGACACTCACAGATGAG ATTAATAGTCCTGACTCAGACCGACGAGACAAGAAGGGGGGAAACTATAAAAAAAGGAAacgttctccctccccttcacccaCTCCAGAATCCAAGAAGAAGAATGCCAAGAAAGG GCCTTCCACTCCTTATACCAAATCAAAGCGTGGACATCGGGAAGAGGAGCAAGAGGACCTCACAAAAGACATGGACGAGCCTTCTCCTGTCCCCAATGTTGAAGAAGTCACACTACCAAAAACAG TGAACACCAAGAAAGACTCCGAATCTGCTCCTGTGAAGGGTGGCACCATGACTGATTTGG ATGAACCAGAGGATGAGAGCGTGGAGACTGCAGGAAAG GATGAAGAAGAGAACAATGCTGGCAACAAAGGAGAGCAGACAAAGAATCCCGACCTTCATGAAGACAACGTGACAGAACAGACCCATCACATTATCATCCCCAGTTACGCAGCCTGGTTCGACTATAACAG TGTTCATGCCATTGAACGAAGAGCCCTTCCAGAGTTTTTCAACGGCAAAAACAAGTCCAAGACTCCTGAAAT CTACTTGGCATACCGCAATTTCATGATTGACACATACCGGCTCAATCCGCAGGAGTACCTAACCTCCACTGCCTGTCGCCGCAATCTGGCTGGAGATGTCTGTGCCATCATGAG GGTCCATGCCTTCCTAGAACAGTGGGGACTCATTAATTATCAAGTGGATGCTGAGAGCCGGCCAACACCAATGGGACCACTACCTACGTCTCATTTCCACGTTCTGGCTGACACTCCTTCAGGGTTGGTGCCACTGCAGCCTAAGACACCCCAG AGCCGTCAGAGCGACAGCGACACCAAGGCTGGTCGGAAAACCAAGGAGATTGAGGACCTTGTCACAGAGACGGTGAAAGGGAAACCTGAAATG cagaccacAGCTTCCCAGCAGATGTTGAACTTCCCGGACAAAGGCAAGGAGAAGCCACCAGACATGCAAAACTTTGGACTGCGCACTGACATGTACACCAAGAAGAATGCTCCCTCTAAG AGCAAAGCTGCTGCCAGTGCTACTCGTGAGTGGACAGAGCAGGAGACGCTGCTGCTGCTAGAG GCCTTGGAGATGTACAAGGATGACTGGAACAAGGTTTCCGAGCACGTTGGCAGCCGCACTCAGGACGAGTGCATTCTACACTTCCTGCGTCTCCCCATTGAGGACCCTTACCTGGAGGACTCAGAGGCCTCCCTTGGACCCTTAGCCTACCAGCCCATCCCCTTCAGCCAGTCAGGCAACCCTGTCATGAGCACGGTGGCATTCCTGGCTTCTGTCGTGGACCCTCGTGTAGCATCTGCAGCAGCCAAGTCGGCCCTAG AGGAGTTTTCCAAGATGAAGGAAGAGGTGCCTACAGCCTTGGTCGAAGCTCACGTCCGTAAGGTGGAGGAAGCCGCCAAAGTGACAGGCAAGGCAGACCCGGCATTTGGGCTGGAGAGCAGCGGAATTGCAGGGACCACATCCGATGAACTGGAGAGAATAG AAGAGAGCTGCACAGATGAGAATCGGGCAGAACCACAACCAtcagaggagaagaaagag GAGCCAAGAGAAGGATCCTTGGAGGAAGAAGTGAAAGAGAAACTCGGAGAAGTGCCTAGGAAAGAAGAGGATAAGAGCAAAGAGGCTGATGGAGAGAAGGAAATGGACAAGAACGAGGGGGATCCTATGG CTGATGGAGACAGGGAGAAAGAGCCCAAAGATGGCCAGGAAGAGGGACCCAAGGATCTTTCCGAGACTGATGGTGAACGGAAGACCAAGGTGGAGAGGGACATTGGTGAAGGTAACCTCTccactgcagcagctgctgctctggCTGCTGCAGCAGTAAAGGCAAAG CACTTGGCAGCAGTGGAAGAGCGTAAGATCAAGTCCCTGGTGGCCTTGCTGGTGGAGACACAGATGAAGAAACTTGAGATCAAGTTGAGGCACTTTGAGGAGCTGGAGACCATCATGGATCGGGAGCGTGAGGCA CTGGAGTACCAGAGACAGCAGCTCCTGGCTGACCGACAAGCCTTCCACATGGAGCAGCTCAAGTATGCAGAGATGCGCGCTCGTCAGCAGCATTTTCAACAAATgcatcagcagcagcaacagcagccgccGCCACCTTCTCTCCCCACTGGCTCACAGTCCCTCCCGACCTCGGGAGCTCCCCTGGCACTAGCTGCTCATTCCATGCCTGCCTCCCAGACACCTGTGCCAGCCACCAGCTCTTTAGGTCAGCCCAGCAGCCTGGCTCAGACAGAACAGATCGGGCAGCCAGTGGCGGTTCAGCCACAACCAGCAGCCGCTGGAGCACCACAAACAGGGCCCAGTCAAACTGGGCAGCCTTCTGCAGGTTCTCATG